The following coding sequences are from one Salvia hispanica cultivar TCC Black 2014 chromosome 3, UniMelb_Shisp_WGS_1.0, whole genome shotgun sequence window:
- the LOC125212373 gene encoding uncharacterized protein LOC125212373 isoform X1: MVVADSPEWLPPGFTVKTKYRSGKKVKYYLNVATGKKYNSKNEVIRCAKENNNILLVTPQTKNANDSGPSSVTKVDAISEKTIDSAWLPNGWTVEEKSRKRGSTAGLSYKIYSESSTGRKFYSKASVTRYLDNIAHTDIMTKQNKYYLNVATCMKYNSKNEVIHCAEENNNILLVTPQTKNADDNGTSSVTKVDATSEKTNDYAWLPSGWTVEERRRKRGSTEGLSYKIYTESSTGRKFYSRPSVTRYLDNIAHTDIMTKQKKIDKVDEPLIDTSLQISPVRNTGSISVHKRKADSLTTVCAIDNVDENVPKQSPQIQSMTNTDTGHEDRRKGNSFVKIDNVGEPFPEMSPQVVSMTSNDGIREKKRRISSFVTVAVEWSTDKDLPDGWIKEIRTSKSGDRLRKDPFYTDPVSGYTFRSKPDALRYLETNDIRSCACKPRKRELDDIKSIENINLSSTPAKLKTQPFLGEESNGGAETSGTKVPAELDTNTLEQEQVNQENSIKSAEIGNKLEPENDVSKKDVRVMAVDAAMGSPVADPSTNQQLPESGRRIKTGSRKPKKRRESSSTPTRTSKRLAGSEPEMKINLDLNKPSLRAALRGSTAKVVDASPIAPLKASDISQSSIIEPAKEAVEQVVIGMETCQDANRPKEVEKPMPTEGSTIPAEQPGATGTAGTNPFVDGQQSQVSPLCYDFGDSWTNPLEFALKTLTGELPIEDTLTFPSCFREPFDDTFKEADVWLKQSNFDAPVNFQSEFPSHSESSKKQNAVDPSSVSFSGLGFSSCSGFNFQPSTEVGKKDSQNKFNP, from the exons ATGGTCGTTGCGGACTCGCCTGAGTGGCTCCCCCCTGGCTTCACGGTCAAGACTAAGTACAGGTCTGGGAAGAAAGTTAAG TACTATCTCAATGTTGCAACCGGTAAGAAATATAATTCCAAGAATGAGGTCATTCGTTGTgcaaaagaaaacaacaatATTCTGCTTGTTACACCTCAAACGAAAAATGCCAATGACAGTGGGCCCTCCTCAGTTACCAAAGTGGATGCG ATATCAGAAAAAACAATTGATTCTGCATGGTTGCCTAATGGATGGACAGTggaagaaaaaagtagaaagagaGGCTCAACAGCGGGATTATCTTACAAG ATATATTCCGAATCGTCAACTGgaagaaaattttattctaagGCATCTGTCACTCGATACTTGGATAACATAGCTCATACTGACATCATgactaaacaaaataaa TACTATCTCAATGTTGCAACCtgtatgaaatataattcCAAGAATGAGGTCATTCATTGTGCTGAAGAAAACAACAATATTCTGCTTGTTACACCTCAAACGAAAAATGCTGATGACAATGGGACCTCCTCAGTTACCAAAGTTGATGCG ACATcagaaaaaacaaatgattATGCATGGTTGCCTAGTGGATGGACAGtggaagaaagaagaagaaagcgTGGGTCAACAGAGGGATTATCTTACAAG ATATATACAGAATCGTCAACTGgaagaaaattttattctagGCCATCTGTCACTCGATACTTGGATAACATAGCCCATACTGACATCATGACTAAGCAAAAGAAA ATTGACAAAGTGGATGAGCCACTCATAGACACATCTCTGCAGATTTCACCTGTCAGAAATACTGGTAGCATTTCTGTACATAAAAGGAAGGCCGACTCTCTTACAACGGTTTGTGCT ATTGATAATGTGGATGAGAATGTCCCAAAGCAGTCGCCACAGATCCAATCCATGACAAATACTGATACTGGCCATGAAGATAGAAGGAAGGGAAACTCTTTTGTAAAG ATAGACAATGTGGGTGAACCATTTCCAGAGATGTCACCACAGGTCGTATCCATGACCAGTAATGATGGCATTcgtgaaaagaaaaggaggaTCAGCTCTTTTGTGACG GTAGCTGTTGAGTGGTCAACTGATAAGGACCTGCCTGATGGCTGGATAAAAGAAATCAGGACAAGCAAATCTGGGGATAGGTTAAGAAAAGATCCG TTTTACACAGATCCGGTCAGCGGTTACACGTTTCGTTCTAAACCAGATGCCCTGCGGTATCTGGAAACAAATGATATTCGTAGCTGCGCCTGCAAACCCCGGAAAAGGGAATTGGATGATATCAAATCAATTGAGAACATAAACCTT TCTTCAACTCCAGCTAAGCTCAAGACTCAGCCTTTTCTTGGTGAAGAGTCAAATGGTG GTGCAGAAACTTCGGGTACAAAGGTTCCAGCAGAATTGGACACCAACACTTTAGAACAAGAGCAagttaatcaagaaaattctATCAAGAGTGCCGAAATAGGAAATAAGCTTGAACCAGAAAATGATGTCTCTAAGAAGGATGTTAGAGTTATGGCCGTAGATGCAGCTATGGGCTCCCCTGTGGCTGATCCCTCAACCAATCAGCAGCTTCCAGAAAGTGGGCGTAGAATTAAGACCGGCTCAAGAAAACCCAAGAAAAGAAGGGAGAGCAGCAGCACGCCAACACGAACTTCGAAAAGGCTTGCAGGTTCTGAACCTGAGATGAAAATCAACTTGGATTTGAACAAACCCTCTCTAAGGGCTGCTCTGAGAGGATCAACTGCTAAAGTAGTTGATGCTTCTCCGATTGCTCCACTTAAGGCTTCAGATATTTCTCAGTCATCAATTATTGAGCCAGCCAAAGAGGCTGTAGAGCAAGTAGTTATAGGCATGGAAACTTGTCAAGATGCTAATAGACCGAAAGAAGTTGAAAAGCCTATGCCTACAGAGGGCTCAACTATTCCAGCAGAGCAGCCAGGTGCAACAGGGACAGCTGGTACGAATCCATTCGTTGATGGTCAGCAATCACAAGTTTCACCACTTTGCTACGATTTCGGGGACTCATGGACTAATCCGTTGGAATTCGCCTTGAAGACTCTCACCGGGGAGTTGCCGATTGAGGATACCCTGACATTTCCAAGTTGCTTCAGGGAGCCGTTCGACGACACTTTCAAGGAGGCTGATGTGTGGTTGAAgcaatcaaattttgatgCTCCAGTTAACTTCCAAAGCGAATTTCCATCACATTCTGAATCATCGAAGAAACAAAATGCTGTTGATCCGTCGTCAGTGTCATTCTCTGGCCTGGGCTTCAGTTCTTGCAGTGGCTTCAACTTCCAGCCTAGCACAGAGGTCGGGAAGAAGGATTCGCAGAACAAATTTAACCCTTAG
- the LOC125212373 gene encoding uncharacterized protein LOC125212373 isoform X3, with translation MVVADSPEWLPPGFTVKTKYRSGKKVKYYLNVATGKKYNSKNEVIRCAKENNNILLVTPQTKNANDSGPSSVTKVDAISEKTIDSAWLPNGWTVEEKSRKRGSTAGLSYKIYSESSTGRKFYSKASVTRYLDNIAHTDIMTKQNKYYLNVATCMKYNSKNEVIHCAEENNNILLVTPQTKNADDNGTSSVTKVDATSEKTNDYAWLPSGWTVEERRRKRGSTEGLSYKIYTESSTGRKFYSRPSVTRYLDNIAHTDIMTKQKKISPVRNTGSISVHKRKADSLTTVCAIDNVDENVPKQSPQIQSMTNTDTGHEDRRKGNSFVKIDNVGEPFPEMSPQVVSMTSNDGIREKKRRISSFVTVAVEWSTDKDLPDGWIKEIRTSKSGDRLRKDPFYTDPVSGYTFRSKPDALRYLETNDIRSCACKPRKRELDDIKSIENINLSSTPAKLKTQPFLGEESNGGAETSGTKVPAELDTNTLEQEQVNQENSIKSAEIGNKLEPENDVSKKDVRVMAVDAAMGSPVADPSTNQQLPESGRRIKTGSRKPKKRRESSSTPTRTSKRLAGSEPEMKINLDLNKPSLRAALRGSTAKVVDASPIAPLKASDISQSSIIEPAKEAVEQVVIGMETCQDANRPKEVEKPMPTEGSTIPAEQPGATGTAGTNPFVDGQQSQVSPLCYDFGDSWTNPLEFALKTLTGELPIEDTLTFPSCFREPFDDTFKEADVWLKQSNFDAPVNFQSEFPSHSESSKKQNAVDPSSVSFSGLGFSSCSGFNFQPSTEVGKKDSQNKFNP, from the exons ATGGTCGTTGCGGACTCGCCTGAGTGGCTCCCCCCTGGCTTCACGGTCAAGACTAAGTACAGGTCTGGGAAGAAAGTTAAG TACTATCTCAATGTTGCAACCGGTAAGAAATATAATTCCAAGAATGAGGTCATTCGTTGTgcaaaagaaaacaacaatATTCTGCTTGTTACACCTCAAACGAAAAATGCCAATGACAGTGGGCCCTCCTCAGTTACCAAAGTGGATGCG ATATCAGAAAAAACAATTGATTCTGCATGGTTGCCTAATGGATGGACAGTggaagaaaaaagtagaaagagaGGCTCAACAGCGGGATTATCTTACAAG ATATATTCCGAATCGTCAACTGgaagaaaattttattctaagGCATCTGTCACTCGATACTTGGATAACATAGCTCATACTGACATCATgactaaacaaaataaa TACTATCTCAATGTTGCAACCtgtatgaaatataattcCAAGAATGAGGTCATTCATTGTGCTGAAGAAAACAACAATATTCTGCTTGTTACACCTCAAACGAAAAATGCTGATGACAATGGGACCTCCTCAGTTACCAAAGTTGATGCG ACATcagaaaaaacaaatgattATGCATGGTTGCCTAGTGGATGGACAGtggaagaaagaagaagaaagcgTGGGTCAACAGAGGGATTATCTTACAAG ATATATACAGAATCGTCAACTGgaagaaaattttattctagGCCATCTGTCACTCGATACTTGGATAACATAGCCCATACTGACATCATGACTAAGCAAAAGAAA ATTTCACCTGTCAGAAATACTGGTAGCATTTCTGTACATAAAAGGAAGGCCGACTCTCTTACAACGGTTTGTGCT ATTGATAATGTGGATGAGAATGTCCCAAAGCAGTCGCCACAGATCCAATCCATGACAAATACTGATACTGGCCATGAAGATAGAAGGAAGGGAAACTCTTTTGTAAAG ATAGACAATGTGGGTGAACCATTTCCAGAGATGTCACCACAGGTCGTATCCATGACCAGTAATGATGGCATTcgtgaaaagaaaaggaggaTCAGCTCTTTTGTGACG GTAGCTGTTGAGTGGTCAACTGATAAGGACCTGCCTGATGGCTGGATAAAAGAAATCAGGACAAGCAAATCTGGGGATAGGTTAAGAAAAGATCCG TTTTACACAGATCCGGTCAGCGGTTACACGTTTCGTTCTAAACCAGATGCCCTGCGGTATCTGGAAACAAATGATATTCGTAGCTGCGCCTGCAAACCCCGGAAAAGGGAATTGGATGATATCAAATCAATTGAGAACATAAACCTT TCTTCAACTCCAGCTAAGCTCAAGACTCAGCCTTTTCTTGGTGAAGAGTCAAATGGTG GTGCAGAAACTTCGGGTACAAAGGTTCCAGCAGAATTGGACACCAACACTTTAGAACAAGAGCAagttaatcaagaaaattctATCAAGAGTGCCGAAATAGGAAATAAGCTTGAACCAGAAAATGATGTCTCTAAGAAGGATGTTAGAGTTATGGCCGTAGATGCAGCTATGGGCTCCCCTGTGGCTGATCCCTCAACCAATCAGCAGCTTCCAGAAAGTGGGCGTAGAATTAAGACCGGCTCAAGAAAACCCAAGAAAAGAAGGGAGAGCAGCAGCACGCCAACACGAACTTCGAAAAGGCTTGCAGGTTCTGAACCTGAGATGAAAATCAACTTGGATTTGAACAAACCCTCTCTAAGGGCTGCTCTGAGAGGATCAACTGCTAAAGTAGTTGATGCTTCTCCGATTGCTCCACTTAAGGCTTCAGATATTTCTCAGTCATCAATTATTGAGCCAGCCAAAGAGGCTGTAGAGCAAGTAGTTATAGGCATGGAAACTTGTCAAGATGCTAATAGACCGAAAGAAGTTGAAAAGCCTATGCCTACAGAGGGCTCAACTATTCCAGCAGAGCAGCCAGGTGCAACAGGGACAGCTGGTACGAATCCATTCGTTGATGGTCAGCAATCACAAGTTTCACCACTTTGCTACGATTTCGGGGACTCATGGACTAATCCGTTGGAATTCGCCTTGAAGACTCTCACCGGGGAGTTGCCGATTGAGGATACCCTGACATTTCCAAGTTGCTTCAGGGAGCCGTTCGACGACACTTTCAAGGAGGCTGATGTGTGGTTGAAgcaatcaaattttgatgCTCCAGTTAACTTCCAAAGCGAATTTCCATCACATTCTGAATCATCGAAGAAACAAAATGCTGTTGATCCGTCGTCAGTGTCATTCTCTGGCCTGGGCTTCAGTTCTTGCAGTGGCTTCAACTTCCAGCCTAGCACAGAGGTCGGGAAGAAGGATTCGCAGAACAAATTTAACCCTTAG
- the LOC125212373 gene encoding uncharacterized protein LOC125212373 isoform X2 — protein MVVADSPEWLPPGFTVKTKYRSGKKVKYYLNVATGKKYNSKNEVIRCAKENNNILLVTPQTKNANDSGPSSVTKVDAISEKTIDSAWLPNGWTVEEKSRKRGSTAGLSYKIYSESSTGRKFYSKASVTRYLDNIAHTDIMTKQNKYYLNVATCMKYNSKNEVIHCAEENNNILLVTPQTKNADDNGTSSVTKVDATSEKTNDYAWLPSGWTVEERRRKRGSTEGLSYKIYTESSTGRKFYSRPSVTRYLDNIAHTDIMTKQKKIDKVDEPLIDTSLQISPVRNTGSISVHKRKADSLTTIDNVDENVPKQSPQIQSMTNTDTGHEDRRKGNSFVKIDNVGEPFPEMSPQVVSMTSNDGIREKKRRISSFVTVAVEWSTDKDLPDGWIKEIRTSKSGDRLRKDPFYTDPVSGYTFRSKPDALRYLETNDIRSCACKPRKRELDDIKSIENINLSSTPAKLKTQPFLGEESNGGAETSGTKVPAELDTNTLEQEQVNQENSIKSAEIGNKLEPENDVSKKDVRVMAVDAAMGSPVADPSTNQQLPESGRRIKTGSRKPKKRRESSSTPTRTSKRLAGSEPEMKINLDLNKPSLRAALRGSTAKVVDASPIAPLKASDISQSSIIEPAKEAVEQVVIGMETCQDANRPKEVEKPMPTEGSTIPAEQPGATGTAGTNPFVDGQQSQVSPLCYDFGDSWTNPLEFALKTLTGELPIEDTLTFPSCFREPFDDTFKEADVWLKQSNFDAPVNFQSEFPSHSESSKKQNAVDPSSVSFSGLGFSSCSGFNFQPSTEVGKKDSQNKFNP, from the exons ATGGTCGTTGCGGACTCGCCTGAGTGGCTCCCCCCTGGCTTCACGGTCAAGACTAAGTACAGGTCTGGGAAGAAAGTTAAG TACTATCTCAATGTTGCAACCGGTAAGAAATATAATTCCAAGAATGAGGTCATTCGTTGTgcaaaagaaaacaacaatATTCTGCTTGTTACACCTCAAACGAAAAATGCCAATGACAGTGGGCCCTCCTCAGTTACCAAAGTGGATGCG ATATCAGAAAAAACAATTGATTCTGCATGGTTGCCTAATGGATGGACAGTggaagaaaaaagtagaaagagaGGCTCAACAGCGGGATTATCTTACAAG ATATATTCCGAATCGTCAACTGgaagaaaattttattctaagGCATCTGTCACTCGATACTTGGATAACATAGCTCATACTGACATCATgactaaacaaaataaa TACTATCTCAATGTTGCAACCtgtatgaaatataattcCAAGAATGAGGTCATTCATTGTGCTGAAGAAAACAACAATATTCTGCTTGTTACACCTCAAACGAAAAATGCTGATGACAATGGGACCTCCTCAGTTACCAAAGTTGATGCG ACATcagaaaaaacaaatgattATGCATGGTTGCCTAGTGGATGGACAGtggaagaaagaagaagaaagcgTGGGTCAACAGAGGGATTATCTTACAAG ATATATACAGAATCGTCAACTGgaagaaaattttattctagGCCATCTGTCACTCGATACTTGGATAACATAGCCCATACTGACATCATGACTAAGCAAAAGAAA ATTGACAAAGTGGATGAGCCACTCATAGACACATCTCTGCAGATTTCACCTGTCAGAAATACTGGTAGCATTTCTGTACATAAAAGGAAGGCCGACTCTCTTACAACG ATTGATAATGTGGATGAGAATGTCCCAAAGCAGTCGCCACAGATCCAATCCATGACAAATACTGATACTGGCCATGAAGATAGAAGGAAGGGAAACTCTTTTGTAAAG ATAGACAATGTGGGTGAACCATTTCCAGAGATGTCACCACAGGTCGTATCCATGACCAGTAATGATGGCATTcgtgaaaagaaaaggaggaTCAGCTCTTTTGTGACG GTAGCTGTTGAGTGGTCAACTGATAAGGACCTGCCTGATGGCTGGATAAAAGAAATCAGGACAAGCAAATCTGGGGATAGGTTAAGAAAAGATCCG TTTTACACAGATCCGGTCAGCGGTTACACGTTTCGTTCTAAACCAGATGCCCTGCGGTATCTGGAAACAAATGATATTCGTAGCTGCGCCTGCAAACCCCGGAAAAGGGAATTGGATGATATCAAATCAATTGAGAACATAAACCTT TCTTCAACTCCAGCTAAGCTCAAGACTCAGCCTTTTCTTGGTGAAGAGTCAAATGGTG GTGCAGAAACTTCGGGTACAAAGGTTCCAGCAGAATTGGACACCAACACTTTAGAACAAGAGCAagttaatcaagaaaattctATCAAGAGTGCCGAAATAGGAAATAAGCTTGAACCAGAAAATGATGTCTCTAAGAAGGATGTTAGAGTTATGGCCGTAGATGCAGCTATGGGCTCCCCTGTGGCTGATCCCTCAACCAATCAGCAGCTTCCAGAAAGTGGGCGTAGAATTAAGACCGGCTCAAGAAAACCCAAGAAAAGAAGGGAGAGCAGCAGCACGCCAACACGAACTTCGAAAAGGCTTGCAGGTTCTGAACCTGAGATGAAAATCAACTTGGATTTGAACAAACCCTCTCTAAGGGCTGCTCTGAGAGGATCAACTGCTAAAGTAGTTGATGCTTCTCCGATTGCTCCACTTAAGGCTTCAGATATTTCTCAGTCATCAATTATTGAGCCAGCCAAAGAGGCTGTAGAGCAAGTAGTTATAGGCATGGAAACTTGTCAAGATGCTAATAGACCGAAAGAAGTTGAAAAGCCTATGCCTACAGAGGGCTCAACTATTCCAGCAGAGCAGCCAGGTGCAACAGGGACAGCTGGTACGAATCCATTCGTTGATGGTCAGCAATCACAAGTTTCACCACTTTGCTACGATTTCGGGGACTCATGGACTAATCCGTTGGAATTCGCCTTGAAGACTCTCACCGGGGAGTTGCCGATTGAGGATACCCTGACATTTCCAAGTTGCTTCAGGGAGCCGTTCGACGACACTTTCAAGGAGGCTGATGTGTGGTTGAAgcaatcaaattttgatgCTCCAGTTAACTTCCAAAGCGAATTTCCATCACATTCTGAATCATCGAAGAAACAAAATGCTGTTGATCCGTCGTCAGTGTCATTCTCTGGCCTGGGCTTCAGTTCTTGCAGTGGCTTCAACTTCCAGCCTAGCACAGAGGTCGGGAAGAAGGATTCGCAGAACAAATTTAACCCTTAG
- the LOC125212373 gene encoding uncharacterized protein LOC125212373 isoform X7, producing MTKQNKYYLNVATCMKYNSKNEVIHCAEENNNILLVTPQTKNADDNGTSSVTKVDATSEKTNDYAWLPSGWTVEERRRKRGSTEGLSYKIYTESSTGRKFYSRPSVTRYLDNIAHTDIMTKQKKIDKVDEPLIDTSLQISPVRNTGSISVHKRKADSLTTVCAIDNVDENVPKQSPQIQSMTNTDTGHEDRRKGNSFVKIDNVGEPFPEMSPQVVSMTSNDGIREKKRRISSFVTVAVEWSTDKDLPDGWIKEIRTSKSGDRLRKDPFYTDPVSGYTFRSKPDALRYLETNDIRSCACKPRKRELDDIKSIENINLSSTPAKLKTQPFLGEESNGGAETSGTKVPAELDTNTLEQEQVNQENSIKSAEIGNKLEPENDVSKKDVRVMAVDAAMGSPVADPSTNQQLPESGRRIKTGSRKPKKRRESSSTPTRTSKRLAGSEPEMKINLDLNKPSLRAALRGSTAKVVDASPIAPLKASDISQSSIIEPAKEAVEQVVIGMETCQDANRPKEVEKPMPTEGSTIPAEQPGATGTAGTNPFVDGQQSQVSPLCYDFGDSWTNPLEFALKTLTGELPIEDTLTFPSCFREPFDDTFKEADVWLKQSNFDAPVNFQSEFPSHSESSKKQNAVDPSSVSFSGLGFSSCSGFNFQPSTEVGKKDSQNKFNP from the exons ATgactaaacaaaataaa TACTATCTCAATGTTGCAACCtgtatgaaatataattcCAAGAATGAGGTCATTCATTGTGCTGAAGAAAACAACAATATTCTGCTTGTTACACCTCAAACGAAAAATGCTGATGACAATGGGACCTCCTCAGTTACCAAAGTTGATGCG ACATcagaaaaaacaaatgattATGCATGGTTGCCTAGTGGATGGACAGtggaagaaagaagaagaaagcgTGGGTCAACAGAGGGATTATCTTACAAG ATATATACAGAATCGTCAACTGgaagaaaattttattctagGCCATCTGTCACTCGATACTTGGATAACATAGCCCATACTGACATCATGACTAAGCAAAAGAAA ATTGACAAAGTGGATGAGCCACTCATAGACACATCTCTGCAGATTTCACCTGTCAGAAATACTGGTAGCATTTCTGTACATAAAAGGAAGGCCGACTCTCTTACAACGGTTTGTGCT ATTGATAATGTGGATGAGAATGTCCCAAAGCAGTCGCCACAGATCCAATCCATGACAAATACTGATACTGGCCATGAAGATAGAAGGAAGGGAAACTCTTTTGTAAAG ATAGACAATGTGGGTGAACCATTTCCAGAGATGTCACCACAGGTCGTATCCATGACCAGTAATGATGGCATTcgtgaaaagaaaaggaggaTCAGCTCTTTTGTGACG GTAGCTGTTGAGTGGTCAACTGATAAGGACCTGCCTGATGGCTGGATAAAAGAAATCAGGACAAGCAAATCTGGGGATAGGTTAAGAAAAGATCCG TTTTACACAGATCCGGTCAGCGGTTACACGTTTCGTTCTAAACCAGATGCCCTGCGGTATCTGGAAACAAATGATATTCGTAGCTGCGCCTGCAAACCCCGGAAAAGGGAATTGGATGATATCAAATCAATTGAGAACATAAACCTT TCTTCAACTCCAGCTAAGCTCAAGACTCAGCCTTTTCTTGGTGAAGAGTCAAATGGTG GTGCAGAAACTTCGGGTACAAAGGTTCCAGCAGAATTGGACACCAACACTTTAGAACAAGAGCAagttaatcaagaaaattctATCAAGAGTGCCGAAATAGGAAATAAGCTTGAACCAGAAAATGATGTCTCTAAGAAGGATGTTAGAGTTATGGCCGTAGATGCAGCTATGGGCTCCCCTGTGGCTGATCCCTCAACCAATCAGCAGCTTCCAGAAAGTGGGCGTAGAATTAAGACCGGCTCAAGAAAACCCAAGAAAAGAAGGGAGAGCAGCAGCACGCCAACACGAACTTCGAAAAGGCTTGCAGGTTCTGAACCTGAGATGAAAATCAACTTGGATTTGAACAAACCCTCTCTAAGGGCTGCTCTGAGAGGATCAACTGCTAAAGTAGTTGATGCTTCTCCGATTGCTCCACTTAAGGCTTCAGATATTTCTCAGTCATCAATTATTGAGCCAGCCAAAGAGGCTGTAGAGCAAGTAGTTATAGGCATGGAAACTTGTCAAGATGCTAATAGACCGAAAGAAGTTGAAAAGCCTATGCCTACAGAGGGCTCAACTATTCCAGCAGAGCAGCCAGGTGCAACAGGGACAGCTGGTACGAATCCATTCGTTGATGGTCAGCAATCACAAGTTTCACCACTTTGCTACGATTTCGGGGACTCATGGACTAATCCGTTGGAATTCGCCTTGAAGACTCTCACCGGGGAGTTGCCGATTGAGGATACCCTGACATTTCCAAGTTGCTTCAGGGAGCCGTTCGACGACACTTTCAAGGAGGCTGATGTGTGGTTGAAgcaatcaaattttgatgCTCCAGTTAACTTCCAAAGCGAATTTCCATCACATTCTGAATCATCGAAGAAACAAAATGCTGTTGATCCGTCGTCAGTGTCATTCTCTGGCCTGGGCTTCAGTTCTTGCAGTGGCTTCAACTTCCAGCCTAGCACAGAGGTCGGGAAGAAGGATTCGCAGAACAAATTTAACCCTTAG